One Tamandua tetradactyla isolate mTamTet1 chromosome 20, mTamTet1.pri, whole genome shotgun sequence DNA segment encodes these proteins:
- the HNRNPA0 gene encoding heterogeneous nuclear ribonucleoprotein A0, translating into MENSQLCKLFIGGLNVQTSESGLRGHFEAFGTLTDCVVVVNPQTKRSRCFGFVTYSNVEEADAAMAASPHAVDGNTVELKRAVSREDSARPGAHAKVKKLFVGGLKGDVAEGDLIEHFSQFGTVEKAEIIADKQSGKKRGFGFVYFQNHDAADKAAVVKFHPIQGHRVEVKKAVPKEDIHSGGGGGGSRSSRGGRGGRGRGGGRDQNGLSKGGGGGYNSYGGYGGGGGGGYNAYGGGGGGSSYGGSDYGNGFGGFGSYSQHQSSYGPMKSGGGGGGGGSSWGGRSNSGPYRGGYGGGGGYGGSSF; encoded by the coding sequence ATGGAGAATTCCCAGTTGTGTAAGCTGTTCATCGGCGGTCTCAATGTGCAGACGAGTGAGTCGGGCCTGCGCGGCCACTTTGAGGCCTTCGGGACTCTGACAGACTGCGTGGTGGTGGTGAACCCCCAGACCAAGCGCTCCCGTTGCTTCGGTTTCGTGACCTACTCCAATGTGGAGGAGGCCGACGCCGCCATGGCCGCCTCGCCCCACGCGGTGGACGGCAACACAGTGGAGCTGAAGCGGGCGGTGTCCCGGGAGGATTCGGCGCGTCCCGGCGCCCACGCCAAGGTTAAGAAGCTCTTTGTTGGGGGCCTTAAGGGAGACGTGGCTGAGGGAGACCTGATCGAGCACTTCTCGCAGTTTGGCACCGTTGAAAAGGCCGAGATCATTGCCGACAAGCAGTCTGGCAAGAAACGTGGCTTCGGCTTCGTGTATTTTCAGAATCACGACGCCGCCGACAAGGCCGCAGTGGTTAAGTTCCATCCCATCCAGGGCCATCGCGTGGAGGTAAAGAAGGCCGTCCCCAAGGAGGATATCCACTCCGGTGGGGGAGGAGGCGGCTCCCGATCCTCCCGGGGCGGCCGAGGCGGCCGGGGTCGCGGCGGTGGTCGAGATCAGAACGGCCTGTCTAAGGGCGGCGGTGGCGGTTACAACAGCTACGGTGGttacggcggcggcggcggcggcggctacAACGCCTACGGAGGCGGCGGAGGTGGTTCGTCCTACGGTGGAAGCGACTACGGTAACGGTTTCGGCGGCTTCGGCAGCTACAGCCAGCATCAGTCCTCTTACGGGCCCATGaagagcggcggcggcggcgggggagGAGGCAGCAGCTGGGGCGGTCGTAGTAACAGTGGACCTTACAGAGGCGGCTATGGCGGTGGGGGTGGCTATGGAGGCAGCtccttctaa